One stretch of Bombus vancouverensis nearcticus chromosome 16, iyBomVanc1_principal, whole genome shotgun sequence DNA includes these proteins:
- the LOC117154498 gene encoding coiled-coil-helix-coiled-coil-helix domain-containing protein 7 codes for MSTSNINNKHISTLREKLTQDQHLINPCLQEYNISGKCLEDNKYEANNCIMQFENYKLCKKFWRAVMINRKIRGIKPFLPLPEEREKIKEEYLQSRKK; via the exons ATGAGTActtcaaatataaataataaacatatatCGACATTAAGAGAGAAACTCACTCAAGATCAGCATCTAATTAATCCTTGTTTACAA GAATATAACATCAGTGGGAAATGCCTAGAAGACAATAAATACGAAGCTAATAATTGTATAATGCAATTTGAAAATTACAAGCTCTGTAAGAAATTTTGG AGAGCGGTAATGATCAATAGGAAGATTCGAGGTATAAAACCGTTCCTCCCTTTGcctgaagaaagagaaaaaataaaagaagagtACTTACAATCTCGCAAAAAATAG
- the LOC117154497 gene encoding ethanolaminephosphotransferase 1, whose product MYHKLNLEVKYLTEQHLTGFENYKYSSVDTSPLSVYIMHPFWNKVVQYCPKWVAPNVLTFSGFLFTVFNFTLFAFYDYYLYASSDDKPQYPPIPRWVFALGAFNVFMAYTLDGIDGKQARRTQTSGPLGELFDHGLDSWTTMLISVCMFSVFGRTDHSVSPLRMYFILWNVFISFYLTHWEKYNTGVLFLPWGYDLSMVGTIIVFVISSIGGHKAWKIVFPGGIPVGVMFEVLLYVTAIVSSLPVVLWNIYKSYRDKTGKMRTFLDAIRPLLPLAVLFSISTIWVVHSPSNIIDKDPRIIFLAIGTIFSNICCRLIVSQMSNTRCELLSWILLPVAVAALFSFILPSIDLVFTYILAIIALLAHIHYGTCVVRQMCRHFRIHTFHIKDRAD is encoded by the exons ATGTATCACAAATTGAATCTCGAAGTCAAGTATCTTACTGAACAACATCTTACCGGCTTCGAGAACTATAAA TATAGTTCAGTGGATACAAGCCCTCTCAGTGTATATATTATGCATCCATTTTGGAATAAAGTAGTACAG TATTGTCCAAAGTGGGTTGCCCCAAACGTATTAACTTTCTCTGGATTTCTGTTTACTGTCTTTAACTTCACGTTGTTTGCATTTTACGATTATTATTTGTATGCATCAAGTGATGATAAGCCACAGTATCCTCCTATACCAAGATGGGTGTTTGCCTTGGGTGCATTCAATGTTTTTATGGCATATACTCTTG ATGGTATTGATGGAAAACAAGCACGACGTACGCAAACATCAGGTCCTTTAGGAGAGCTATTTGATCATGGACTAGATAGTTGGACAACAATGCTCATTAGTGTTTGTATGTTTTCTGTGTTTGGTAGGACAGACCATAGTGTATCTCCATTAAGAATGTATTTCATTCTATGGAACGTGTTTATTAGTTTCTACTTAACTCATTGGGAAAAGTATAACACAGGGGTACTGTTTCTTCCTTGGGGATATGATCTATCTATGGTA GGTACTATTATTGTCTTTGTCATATCTAGTATAGGCGGACATAAAGCCTGGAAGATTGTGTTCCCTGGTGGTATACCAGTTGGTGTAATGTTTGAAGTATTACTTTATGTCACTGCAATTGTATCTAGTTTGCCTGTAGTTCTATGGAATATATATAA ATCATATAGGGACAAGACTGGTAAAATGCGAACGTTCCTAGATGCCATAAGACCTCTACTGCCTCTAGCAGTACTCTTTTCGATTTCAACAATTTGGGTAGTTCATTCACCTAGTAATATCATAGACAAAGATCCTAGGATAATTTTCTTAGCAATTGGAACTATTTTTTCAAACATCTGT TGTCGTTTAATTGTTTCACAAATGAGCAACACCAGATGTGAACTATTATCATGGATATTACTACCTGTAGCAGTTGCAGCCCTTTTCTCATTTATCTTGCCTAGTATAGATTTGGTATTCACATATATTCTTGCCATTATAGCTTTATTGGCACATATTCACTATGGAACATGTGTG GTGCGTCAGATGTGTCGTCATTTCCGTATTCACACGTTCCATATTAAAGATCGTGCAGACTGA
- the COX7C gene encoding cytochrome c oxidase subunit 7C, translating to MLTVRSALRGFTRSFKTTAVNKSDHGPEGFPGANLPFSINNRYKLCAMFMAFFGSGFSVPFLVLRYHLTK from the exons ATGTTGACTGTAAGATCAGCTTTACGAGGATTCACCAGATCCTTCAAAACTACTGCTGTTAACAAAAGTGATCACGGGCCAGAAGGTTTTCCCGGTGCC AACTTACCTTTTAGCATCAACAACAGATACAAGTTATGTGCAATGTTCATGGCTTTCTTTGGAAGTGGATTTTCTGTTCCTTTCCTTGTTCTCCGGTACCACTTAACGAAGTAA
- the LOC117154495 gene encoding E3 ubiquitin-protein ligase TRIM23, protein MTDNLDRLSKYFKQTLKPTVRTNVLECRVCEEVFTVDGIKVPRLLHCGHTVCHSCLLRLRPCMTDQQFLLCPFDRQPTGISQNNVCNLKKNFALIELLERLEQSNSEKLSILERERFQSNQTCDEDETHTAVLYCTICMTHLCENCDSTIHSSRTLSKHKRVTLSEKPKDKPKCPVHTTHVAEFTCTQEGCHNSLMCYLCKDYGRHSTHKLALVEVEAENIRKSIVTALQKMTQFMESMRDTAHRIETVIQELEGWAIEDARQRVRQHFEELRALLAEQENAAISCIETETRGRLCALSQQQQDLTTTRSQVADVCIQCESILDSEDWKLLSSATKVKEVLTTLEQQQQHYAQLGPDFLTPESSIPIIFSRDNRVHIGTKIDMRVVILGLDGAGKTSILSAIRGITLSGPPISTIGFNVESLEYKNLVFTLWDVGGQQKFRPLWKHYYHNTQAVIFVVDASDRSRFEEAQNELSKIVNERELKDALFLIYANKQDLAGCASVEELTDILCLQKLCCGRAWHIQGSSSLTNACGSTQGLDWLTQQLGAHETLYTIPTIS, encoded by the exons ATGACTGACAACTTGGATCGTCTGAGCAAATATTTTAAACAGACTCTAAAACCTACTGTAAGAACCAAC GTACTAGAATGTCGTGTCTGTGAAGAAGTATTTACTGTCGATGGAATAAAAGTACCAAGATTACTACACTGTGGTCACACAGTATGTCATTCATGTCTTTTACGATTGAGACCTTGCATGACAGATCAGCAGTTCTTATTGTGTCCTTTTGATAGACAGCCAACAGGCATTAGTCAGAACAATGTCTGTAACTTGAAAAAGAATTTTGCTCTAATAGAATTGCTAGAGAGACTAGAACAGTCCAACAGTGAGAAACTATCTATACTTGAAAGGGAAAGATTCCAATCTAATCAAACTTGCGATGAAGATGAAACTCATACAGCAGTATTATATTGTACAATTTGTATGACACATTTGTGTGAGAATTGTGATAGTACCATTCATTCTTCAAGGACTTTAAGCAAACATAAACGTGTAACTCTATCAGAGAAACCGAAGGACAAACCAAAGTGTCCAGTGCATACAACACATGTTGCAGAATTTACTTGCACTCAGGAAGGTTGCCATAATTCCCTTATGTGCTATTTGTGCAAGGATTATGGTAGACATAGTACGCATAAG CTAGCTTTGGTGGAAGTTGAGGCAGAGAATATTAGAAAATCTATTGTCACTGCTCTGCAGAAAATGACACAATTTATGGAGAGTATGAGAGATACAGCACACAGAATAG AAACGGTGATACAAGAGCTAGAAGGATGGGCAATAGAAGATGCAAGACAAAGAGTACGTCAGCATTTTGAGGAACTAAGAGCTCTATTGGCTGAACAAGAAAATGCAGCCATCTCTTGTATTGAAACAGAAACCCGTGGGAGATTATGCGCTTTAAGCCAGCAACAACAGGATTTAACTACCACTAGGTCTCAAGTAGCTGATGTGTGCATTCAGTGCGAAAGTATTTTGGATTCTGAAGATTGGAAGTTATTAAGTAGCGCAACAAAAGTTAAAGAAGTGTTAACTACGTTggaacaacagcaacaacattATGCTCAACTTGGCCCTGACTTCCTCACACCTGAGTCCTCTATACCTATAATATTCAGCCGT GACAACAGAGTACATATCGGCACAAAGATTGACATGCGTGTGGTAATCTTAGGATTAGACGGTGCTGGAAAAACAAGCATTCTATCAGCCATAAGAGGCATCACGCTCTCCGGACCGCCAATTTCTACAATTGGCTTTAATGTAGAAAGTCTAGAGTATAAAAATTTGGTATTCACTTTATGGGATGTTGGTGGACAACAGAAGTTTAGGCCACTATGGAAACATTACTATCACAATACACAGGCAGTAATCTTTGTAGTTGATGCCAGTGATAGATCTAGATTCGAAGAGGCTCAGAACGAACTAtcaaaaattgtaaatgaacgcgaATTAAAAGACGCTTTATTCCTGATATATGCCAATAAGCAA GACCTCGCTGGTTGCGCCAGTGTCGAAGAATTAACTGATATTCTGTGTTTGCAAAAATTATGTTGCGGCCGAGCATGGCATATACAAGGCTCGTCCTCACTTACAAACGCTTGTGGTTCTACACAAGGTCTTGATTGGTTAACCCAACAATTGGGTGCTCATGAAACTTTATATACCATACCCACTATATCATAA